The DNA window GCGGTAAAGCTGTCGCCCACACGTTCGGCCATGAGAAACGCACCGGCCACCTTGCGGACCTCCCGCTCGACCTTGCGTGCAGCACGGCCGCGCTCGTTGCAGTGCTCCGCAATCCCGGCGAGTAGGTCATCGGCATACGGTGCCGGCTCCTGTGACCACGTCGCCCTGAGCATTCGCTGCGTGACCAGGTCCGGAAAGCGGCGATTGGGCGCCGTCGAATGCACATAGTCGGCAACGGCGAGGCCGAAATGGCCCGCGTCCGTGCCGCTGCCGGAGGCCGGCTCGACGACGTACGCGCCCGCACCGAGCAGTTTGATGATGGAAAGAGACAGATCGGCAAAGTGTTCGGGATCGGCCGCGCGCCGCACCGCGAGGAATCCGCTCAGCGCGCGGTTGTCCGGTTCGGCCGGTAGCGTCTCGCCGTGCTCGGCAGCGATTGCCACGATGCGGCTCCAGCGTTCCGGCTCGCGTACAACACGTCGTATCGACGATGAGCCGTTAGCGTGCAGGTACCTGGCCACGCACTGATTCGTCGCAACCATGAAGTCCTCGATCAGGTCGCGCGCACGGCCTGGCTGCTTGACGGCGATGTCGATGACTCTGCCGTGTGCAACGACGGGTGAAGCTTCGACACTCTCGAAGTTCAACGCACCGGCCAGTGCGCGTGCTTCACGCAGGCGCTGCGCGGCTTCATCCTGAAGGCGAACCTGCTCGCCTAGATCCGGCGATGCGGCGATTGCATCGGGCGGTGGCCCGAGCCCTTCCAGCCACAGGCCGACAGCGTCGTAGGAGAGCTTGCTGTAGTTGTGGACGAGCGCGTGGTACACCGATTCATCCGCCAGGCTGCCGTCCGCACCGACGGTGAACTGCACGACGAATGCGAGCCGGTCCTCGCCTTCATTCAAGGAGGTGAGATCGGTCGAAAGCCGCTCGGGGAGCATCGGGAAGACGGTGACGCCCGTGTAGACGGACGTAGTGTTCGTGGCCGCGTGCTCGTCTGCTGCGGAGCCGGCCGGGACCAGGGACGTGACATCAGCGATGCCCAGCCGCACGACAATGCCGCCATCAACGAGACGCTCGACATACTGCACCTGGTCGAGATCGCGCGAGTGCGGATCGTCGATCGACACCCAAAGCAGTGACCGCAGATCCAGCGTTTCAGGCCGCTTCAGGTCTTTCGCATCGTCATCGAGTGCGCGAACCTCCGCGATGACGGCGGGCGCGAACTCGGGCTCGAACCCGTTCTCGCGCATTGCCGTTGCGGCCACGGCGCGGAGCGAGGGGGGGTGTGACCCTTCAGACTTCAAATCCGACTCTCCCGGCCGCAGACGAGCAGATGGATCAACCCGCACATCGAACCATGGCAGATCTACCGCGAGGAGCGCGTCAACCGCATCCCCTTCACCCGCGTCGCCTCGAGCGTCAGATGGGT is part of the Longimicrobiales bacterium genome and encodes:
- a CDS encoding RNB domain-containing ribonuclease codes for the protein MRENGFEPEFAPAVIAEVRALDDDAKDLKRPETLDLRSLLWVSIDDPHSRDLDQVQYVERLVDGGIVVRLGIADVTSLVPAGSAADEHAATNTTSVYTGVTVFPMLPERLSTDLTSLNEGEDRLAFVVQFTVGADGSLADESVYHALVHNYSKLSYDAVGLWLEGLGPPPDAIAASPDLGEQVRLQDEAAQRLREARALAGALNFESVEASPVVAHGRVIDIAVKQPGRARDLIEDFMVATNQCVARYLHANGSSSIRRVVREPERWSRIVAIAAEHGETLPAEPDNRALSGFLAVRRAADPEHFADLSLSIIKLLGAGAYVVEPASGSGTDAGHFGLAVADYVHSTAPNRRFPDLVTQRMLRATWSQEPAPYADDLLAGIAEHCNERGRAARKVEREVRKVAGAFLMAERVGDSFTATVTAASDKGSYARVLNPPIEGRIVEGAQGLDVGDTVRLTLLRVDAERGHIDFAHDATDTDRKLERSRAKKRMADRLRPRIGETFNVVVTAAGEHGTWVRAVDGSAEGRVVRGFSDLRKGMTVDARLIATDSVHGFIDFEYIGAGHSAKVARRERKRAAARSLANRIGDTFDAVVTGIKSNATWIGVTPGDIKGRLVRGTAGLHVGDEIRVVLLVADARRGFIDFAREDAVVPLD